The following coding sequences lie in one Primulina huaijiensis isolate GDHJ02 chromosome 2, ASM1229523v2, whole genome shotgun sequence genomic window:
- the LOC140967513 gene encoding tubby-like F-box protein 5, whose product MPFKCTLRECLTGENRVDEKGKQQTEQKRPIGLRNHHVTQEESSCSYPFVQQSPWVNVPPELLHDIIGRVDANETTWPARRAVVSCAAVCKSWREITREAIRTPEECGLFTFPKSLKQPGPRDSPIQCFIRRERATSTYRLYLGLSPALSGDASKFLLGTKRIRRVTKTEFPISMSADDFSRSSNSYLGNLRSNFFGSKFFIHDCQTLSNSEIPCNGRSRKRISTKKVSPRLPLCNYEVATISYELNVLRTRGPRRMHCTIHTIPVTEISTTSFHESKESIGEATEPLVLRNKTPRWHEQLQCWCLNFRWRVTVASVKNFQLVAAVESSQNVPVSEQEKVILQFGKIGKDIFTMDYQYPLSAFQAFAICLSSFDTKPACE is encoded by the exons ATGCCATTCAAGTGCACTTTAAGAGAGTGCCTCACTGGAGAAAATCGCGTAGATGAAAAAGGAAAGCAACAAACTGAGCAAAAGAGACCGATAGGCCTTAGAAATCACCATGTTACCCAGGAGGAATCATCGTGTTCTTATCCATTTgtacaacaaagtccatgggtAAACGTGCCCCCAGAGTTGCTTCACGATATTATCGGCAGAGTAGATGCCAATGAGACCACTTGGCCGGCTCGAAGGGCCGTGGTTTCTTGTGCAGCAGTCTGTAAATCATGGAGGGAAATAACTAGGGAGGCCATTAGGACTCCGGAGGAGTGTGGTTTATTCACGTTTCCCAAGTCACTCAAGCAG CCGGGACCGAGAGATTCTCCAATCCAATGCTTTATCAGAAGGGAAAGGGCCACTTCAACATATCGATTGTACCTTGGTTTGAGCCCTG CTCTTTCGGGGGATGCAAGTAAATTTTTGTTGGGTACAAAAAGGATCCGGAGAGTAACAAAAACAGAATTTCCAATATCTATGTCCGCAGATGATTTTTCTCGGAGCAGTAATAGCTATTTAGGGAATCTGAG GTCCAACTTTTTTGGTTCCAAGTTTTTTATTCACGACTGTCAAACTCTATCCAACTCCGAAATCCCATGTAATGGTCGGTCTCGAAAAAGAATTTCAACAAAGAAAGTATCGCCAAGGCTACCTCTTTGCAACTATGAAGTGGCTACTATATCATATGAGCTCAACGTTCTTCGTACTAGAGGGCCAAGACGAATGCATTGCACCATTCACACGATCCCTGTTACAGAAATTTCTACTACAAGTTTTCATGAATCGAAGGAATCAATTGGTGAAGCTACAGAACCATTGGTTTTAAGAAACAAAACACCAAGATGGCATGAGCAACTGCAGTGTTGGTGCTTGAACTTCAGATGGCGCGTAACTGTGGCTTCTGTCAAGAACTTTCAGCTTGTTGCTGCTGTTGAATCTTCACAGAATGTTCCAGTTTCCGAACAAGAGAAAGTGATCTTGCAATTTGGCAAAATAGGGAAAGATATATTTACAATGGATTATCAATATCCCCTTTCGGCCTTTCAGGCCTTTGCAATATGTTTAAGCAGCTTTGATACAAAACCAGCATGCGAGTAG